Within the Bradyrhizobium ottawaense genome, the region GCGCGGCAGCAAAGGACTGGCTGGCGGCGCGCGAGACCGACCTGCTGCCGGTGCCGTACTATCATGTCGTGTTCACACTGCCGGCGGCCGTCGCCGACATCGCCTACCAGAACAAGGCTGTCATTTATGATTTGCTGTTCAAGGCATCCGCCGAGACCCTGATCACCATCGCAGCCGACCCCAAGCACCTCGGCGCCCGCGTCGGCATCACCTCGGTCCTCCATACCTGGGGCTCCGCCATGACCCATCATCCGCACGTGCACATGATCGTGCCGGGCGGCGGAATCTCATTCGACGGCGAGCGCTGGGTGGCGTGCCGGCCCGGCTTTTTCCTGCCGGTGCGCGTGCTCTCTCGCCTGTTCCGCCGACTGTTCCTGGAGAAGCTGATCGCGGCCCACAAAGCCGGCCACCTGAAGTTCTTCGGCGGCCACGCCGCCCTCGCTGACGCACAGGCGTTCGTCGCGTATCTCGCCCCATTGCGCCGTGTCGAATGGGTGGTCTATGCCAAGCGCCCGTTCGGCGGGCCACAGGCCGTTTTGGCCTATCTGTCGCGCTATACCCACCGTGTCGCCATCGCCAACAGCAGATTGATTGCCTGCGACCGCAACGGCGTCACCTTCCGATGGAAGGACTATCGCACCGAAGGTCGTGATCGCCAGAAGGTCATGACACTCGGTACCGCCGAGTTCATCCGCAGATTCCTGACCCACGTCCTGCCGCACGGCTTCCACCGCATCCGCCACTACGGCCTGCTCGCCAGCGGCACGCGCGCCGGTAACATCGTCCGAGCGCGCCGATTGCTCGACCCATCAACGGCACAGCCCGAGGCCGCGGATACAAGGCGCGCCGAGACTGAGGAACCCAAGCCGCTATCGCAGCCGTGCCCGTGCTGCGGCGGTCGCATGATTATCATCGAGAGGTTCCAGCGCGGATGCTCACCGCGCACCCGTCCCGCCGCAGCCCCTGCCACGATCAGAATCGACACATCATGATCAGATCACGTTCGATGCAACATCCCAGTGCTGCAGTTCCGCTGCGCCGGCTATCGGTCGGCAATGACCATGCTCGCCGTCGCGCTGCTCACGATAGTCGCCGTCTCATTCCATCACCGCCGCGCAACTCCGATTCTGCTCCTTGCAACCGGCCGACCCGCTTCGTAGCGCCCGCGATCGCCTGCCGAGAAAGCTCCCAACCCACCTCGGCAAAAGACCGGCAGCAGCTAAATCCCCATAGCGCCTGACGCACCACCTCGCCACGCCTCCCGCGGTTTCCTCCCCTGGAGGTTTGCGTACGCCGGCCCCCGTGACCACCGCGCCACCTTCATGGGCCGCCATCCGCAAACCTTCACAGAAGCGGCCAATCCCTCGAGATCTGCATTTGGACCTGCCAACGATCTGGAAGGTTCAAAACGACGGCCCAACTTTCCCTATTTTTTCTGACCAGCCGCGGCCAGAATCAAGTCGGCGACCTGCTTTGAGTTAGAGACGAGGGAAAGGTGGCCAGCATCCAGCTCCACGGTAGTCGCTTTCATGCGTGTCGCCAGGAAGCGTTCTAGGTCAGGCGATATCGTCTGATCGTTCTTCGACACCGCATAGAAGGTGGGTTTGGAGTGCCAGGCAGCGACCGTCGTCCTTTCGCCGAAAAGCGCGGCGGCGGTGGGTTGTTGTTCGGCATAAAGAACTTCTGCCTTCCTGTGCTCGACACCGTTGGCGAAATATTTGAGGAAGGCATCCTCGGAGAGCTTGGTGTAACCGTCGTGATCCTGAACGCCGGCCCGCGCGGGCATGGTGGGAAACTTTCCGGAAAGGGCGACGAAATCTTCCCCGGCGTCGGGTGCGCGCGCGGCGATATAGACGAGCGCGGTAACGTTCGGATCGATCCCCGCTTCGCTGACGAGGGTGCCGCTCCAGGAATGTCCGACCAGCACGGTTGGACCATCCTGCAGCGCCAACGCGCGCCGGGTTTCAGCGACGGCCTCGGCAAGCGACGTGAGGGGATTTTGGACTGCCGTGACATGCATGCCGGCCGCCTGAAGGCGTGCGATGACCTCGCTCCAACTCGAGCCATCCGCCCACGCACCGTGGACAAGCACGATGTTGCGTGCCTTGACAGGCGCAGCCGTTTGCGCGCGCGCTCCCGTTCCACCGAGGATTCCTGTGAGCATGCAAACGGCTGCCGTCGCGATTATTCGTGATAACATCCTCATCGATCAAACTCCGAAGTTAGATTTCCGTGTGAGCGTCGTGCTCATCAACGTATTCGCTTACAGGCAGGCGAATGTTACGCGACGCTGCGATTGCAGCCGGTTTTGAGGGGCTCTTCACGACTATTTCAGTTGGGTGTTTGCGATCGGCAGGATGGAAGCGATATACCAGCCATTTGCATCGCGAACGAACGTTTGGCTGATTAGAAACGTGTTGTCTTGGGGTGGTTTGCCTGGAAGGCCGCGCGTGAAAACGATGGGGACAAGAATCTGCATGACGTCGTCCGAAATCGTGGCTACGTGAAATTGTGACATGTCGGGTTCGAGATGCCATGTGCCTTCGTAATATTCCCTGAAACGAGCGGCGACCGCATCGCGTCCTCTGGTTTCGACGCCGCGCGAAAACCAGAGCATGCTGGGCGACTTCCAGAGCATGGATTTCACATCGCCCGCGTTATGCGCATTCTGCGCAGCCACGAATTTTGTAAAGAAAGCCCGTGCCTCGGCTTCGTTCGCGGCAGCGGATGCGTGTCCGCCCGATGCGACCGTCATGACGACAAGGAGGAGTACAGCCCTGACCGAAGGATAGCGCATGGAGCGTGCAACCTGCCGCAGTATCGCAGCGATTGCCGAATTGATGTAATTGGTCATGTTAACCTCGCTTCGCTTCAATGCCGGCTTCGGCCGGCGCGTTTGAGCATCATCAGTGCTGGTTGATCCAGATAGCGGCCGCCGCGCGGCTGGAATCTGCGGCATTCGCTGAAACGTCCCGCCGGGAGGCGGGGTCCACCTTTCGGTCAAGCGGCGTATCGCGCCGCCAGCGTGCCATTCATTAGGCTGCCGACGAGCGCCTGGCGCGTCTTCTGGTGGTCATCCCAGACGGCCTGTTCAGGCAGCGAGGGGAAAACCCAGGACTCGCCCCGATCCAGGCCCTTCAGCGCCGCATCCACCAGCTGTTGCGGCTTCATCACCGCGCCGGCCGGAAGATTGCTGACAGGCAGTCCGGCCTTGTTCCAGAAATCGGTGTCGACCGCCGGCGGAATGACCACCTGCACAAGGACGCCTTTGCCTGCGACCTCGCCTTGCAAGGCTTGCGAAAAGCTCACGACGTAGGCTTTGGAAGCATTGTAGACGCCGAACTCCGGCCACGGATGGAAGGCCAGCACGGATGCGATATTGATGATGGAACCGGCGCCGCGCGCCACGAAGCCGGGGAGCACTGCGTGGGTCAGACGAGTCAACGCGGTAATATTGACTGCGGTCGTCTCATCCAACGCTGCAGAACTCAGCGTGGCGAACGGGCCGAAGCTTGCGACGCCAGCGTTGTTGACGAGGGCGGTGATCGCTGGATCGCTCGAGATCCGCGCCTCGACGCGCGCCAGATCCTTCGCCTCGGCGAGGTTGGCGACCAGGGTGTCCACTTTGACATCTGCTTTTTGCTTGACCGCCTTGGCAACCGGATCGAGCGTTTTCTGTTGACGGCCGGCGAGGAGAAGATCGTATCCCCGTTCGGCCAACCCGGCGGCGTAAAGCGCGCCCACACCGCCCGTCGCTCCGGTCACCACGGCCGTTCCTTTTCCATCAGACACTTGAGGTCTCCTATTGCTGATTTCGTAATAGTAGCATATGCCACTTATTATTGGTGGTATATGCCACTGATGCAAGTCGGCTTCAGGGACATCATCGAAAGGTGAAAAGGCGTGATCGCGCCGCGAGGACCGCTGGCGCAGGTGAGGGCTGCTGGCATATGCCACTACTTCCACGCCGTTCCCGGAGCGCTATATTCATATTGTCATATTGTGACTACGGAGATCGGTCGTGAAAAACGACATTAAGCCCCGCGCGCCCAAGACCACTGCAGGAGCGGAAATGCTGAGCTACTGCAACAACGCTTCGCTTCGCAAAGCCGCCCGACGTCTGGGAAAGCTCTACGACGCCGTGCTGGAACCAAGCGGCCTGAAGGCAACCCAGTTCAGCTTGCTCACGCAAATTTATGATCTCGGCAATCCGACCATGGCGGAGTTCGCCAAGAGTCTGCTGATGGATTTATCCGCCATGCGCCATTCCCTGGGGCCGCTGATCCGGGATGGCCTTGTCTTGCTTCGGGGCGACGCAAAAGACCGCCGGGTCAAGCGAGTGGTTCTCACGGGCGCAGGCGTAGCGAAATTTAAGGAAGCCATGCAGCTGTGGCGAAAGGCGCAAGGCCGCTTTGAAAAGGCGTTCGGATCCGCGCGCGCAGCGAAGCTCCGCTCTGAGTTGAAGCTCCTGACCTCCAAAGGATTCGAGGACGCCTTCTAGGCGGCTTCGACAGGCCTCGATCTTGGAGCGCTATGTCGGCTTCTGGCCGCTTATGTTCGACAACGATCTCGACGATCGCTTCGAAGCTGGAATCGACCTGCTGATCAGCGGGCTAAAGGCCCGGATCGATATCCGGTCGTAGTTCGCCTCTCGCGGATTCCACGACAAGCTCCGTGATAACCCTGATCAGTTTGTTGACAGTTGAGCCGGCAAACCAGCGCCGGCTCATTGAACTTCTAATCGGAGGGCGCCGTCAGCTTCTCCTTGCCCCACCCCTTCCCTCCATCGGCTCCGCCGCGGCACAGGCCGCGTTGTTCGCCGACTTCCTCGGTACTCTGGGCGAGGTCCGACTTCTCCGCATCGTGCATCACGGGCTTCGGCCTCCGGCCTTCCCCGTGCGGCCCCAGGCTCGGCAGCCCAGGGCAATGCGGAGATATCCCGGTTCCCGCGCAGAAGATGTGCGCACATGCCAGGGTCTCAGAGGGCGCGGAGCCGATCGGGCACTCGCGATCGCGTGCCCGACCATATTGCCTTCTGCCGGAACGAGGGCATCGGCACTCCGAATGATTGGAATTTCGCCGCTCAATGGCTGGCCTATGCGTTCCCCTGTCAACGCTTCACGCGTCGCCTCGCGACGACCCGCGCATGACTCGGGGCCGGTGTGGATCGCTACTCCTTCCGTGAAGGACTTGCACCTTCTGTCTCCTGCCTATCCCGGCGGACCGTTCCAGTCCATCATGAGGAAGTTTGAGCTAGTGGTTAGAATCTGACACTTGATGCTCGCGCAGAGACGCCACCGGAGGTCTATGTGTCGTCGCTGCGCCCATGCCAGCTGGCAGACGTTCCGAATGTCTCTGGAGATGGATTGCCGACCCAGGTACCTGCGTGCCTCGGCCAGAATTGCACCGTGGAGGATGCTGACAGGAGCTGACAGCACGTGCGGTTAAGGTCGGGGCTCCGAACACGGGAGTAGAGAGATGCGTGACCCTGCCTATGCTGCGTTTTCCGCGCTCGATCCTTTCTTTGACATCGTTAGGCAGGGCCTGGCAGGCCTTATCGACGGTGATCACTACTTCGACACGATCGCTCCCGATGCGGTGTTCGAGTTTCGGTATCGATTTCCGGGCTACCCAACAAAGGTCGTAGGCCGTGAAGCCCTTATGGCTCTGTATGCGGGTTACGGAGAGGGTATGGCGTTGCATGGCGCAGACGCGCTCGTGGTGAACATTTCCCAGACTCCCGGCGTCGTCATCCTCGAGTGTGAAGTTCAGGGCAACGCGGTCGGCTCCGGCAAGCTCTATGAAAACCGCTTCATCTCGGTTGTCACGATTGAAGATCGGAAGATTGTAGGTTGGCGCGACTACATGGACTCGCTGGCGGCGATGTCCTCACTTACCTAGTGGATTGCCTTTTCGGTCCGGTCCTTCGTGAGCCAGTTTTGGGTAGCTCCAGCGAACGAGAGCCAAACTGATCCGCTTTGAATAGAGCTCAATGGCCGCCAACACCAGCCATTCAACAAGAATGCTTCCGTTGCCGGATGCGCCGTTATTGACAGATCAGTCCAAATTAGCTAACCACGGCCATGGCAAGGCCAAGGGAATTTGACCGCGATGCAGCCGTGCAACGGGCGATGTCCGTTTTCTGGCGGAAGGGCTATGCTGCAACTTCTACGGACGATCTGCTGCGTGCAATGAATATCGGCCGGCAGAGCATGTACGACACGTTTGGCGACAAACACCGCCTTTATCTGGAAGCGCTTGAGCGATATCAGCGAGAGAGCGTTGCCGAGAACATCAGGCGACTGCGATCGACCGCTTCGCCGCTGGCCGGCGTTGAAGCGCTTGTTATCGGCATCATTGCTTCAGATAAATCCACGCGCGAGAGGGGCTGCATGTGTGTCGGCTCCATCTGCGAATTCGGAAACACCGACACCGACCTGGCAGCACTGCGCGCCAAGAGCGGTGGCGCGCAGCACAAGGCTCTGACCGAGCGGCTACGGCACGCGCAAGCGGCAAACGAGATCGGAGCGAATGTCGATATCGAGCGTGCCGCGCGCTTCGTGGAAA harbors:
- a CDS encoding IS91 family transposase, translating into MSRPSLEVADIFRGHGPAWRRANAGHVSLGQLKVMSAIENCRTAALGGHVARCEQCAHSQISYNSCRNRHCPKCQGAAAKDWLAARETDLLPVPYYHVVFTLPAAVADIAYQNKAVIYDLLFKASAETLITIAADPKHLGARVGITSVLHTWGSAMTHHPHVHMIVPGGGISFDGERWVACRPGFFLPVRVLSRLFRRLFLEKLIAAHKAGHLKFFGGHAALADAQAFVAYLAPLRRVEWVVYAKRPFGGPQAVLAYLSRYTHRVAIANSRLIACDRNGVTFRWKDYRTEGRDRQKVMTLGTAEFIRRFLTHVLPHGFHRIRHYGLLASGTRAGNIVRARRLLDPSTAQPEAADTRRAETEEPKPLSQPCPCCGGRMIIIERFQRGCSPRTRPAAAPATIRIDTS
- a CDS encoding alpha/beta fold hydrolase gives rise to the protein MLTGILGGTGARAQTAAPVKARNIVLVHGAWADGSSWSEVIARLQAAGMHVTAVQNPLTSLAEAVAETRRALALQDGPTVLVGHSWSGTLVSEAGIDPNVTALVYIAARAPDAGEDFVALSGKFPTMPARAGVQDHDGYTKLSEDAFLKYFANGVEHRKAEVLYAEQQPTAAALFGERTTVAAWHSKPTFYAVSKNDQTISPDLERFLATRMKATTVELDAGHLSLVSNSKQVADLILAAAGQKK
- a CDS encoding DUF4440 domain-containing protein, with the protein product MTNYINSAIAAILRQVARSMRYPSVRAVLLLVVMTVASGGHASAAANEAEARAFFTKFVAAQNAHNAGDVKSMLWKSPSMLWFSRGVETRGRDAVAARFREYYEGTWHLEPDMSQFHVATISDDVMQILVPIVFTRGLPGKPPQDNTFLISQTFVRDANGWYIASILPIANTQLK
- a CDS encoding SDR family NAD(P)-dependent oxidoreductase, with protein sequence MSDGKGTAVVTGATGGVGALYAAGLAERGYDLLLAGRQQKTLDPVAKAVKQKADVKVDTLVANLAEAKDLARVEARISSDPAITALVNNAGVASFGPFATLSSAALDETTAVNITALTRLTHAVLPGFVARGAGSIINIASVLAFHPWPEFGVYNASKAYVVSFSQALQGEVAGKGVLVQVVIPPAVDTDFWNKAGLPVSNLPAGAVMKPQQLVDAALKGLDRGESWVFPSLPEQAVWDDHQKTRQALVGSLMNGTLAARYAA
- a CDS encoding MarR family winged helix-turn-helix transcriptional regulator; this translates as MKNDIKPRAPKTTAGAEMLSYCNNASLRKAARRLGKLYDAVLEPSGLKATQFSLLTQIYDLGNPTMAEFAKSLLMDLSAMRHSLGPLIRDGLVLLRGDAKDRRVKRVVLTGAGVAKFKEAMQLWRKAQGRFEKAFGSARAAKLRSELKLLTSKGFEDAF
- a CDS encoding nuclear transport factor 2 family protein; translated protein: MRDPAYAAFSALDPFFDIVRQGLAGLIDGDHYFDTIAPDAVFEFRYRFPGYPTKVVGREALMALYAGYGEGMALHGADALVVNISQTPGVVILECEVQGNAVGSGKLYENRFISVVTIEDRKIVGWRDYMDSLAAMSSLT
- a CDS encoding TetR/AcrR family transcriptional regulator encodes the protein MSVFWRKGYAATSTDDLLRAMNIGRQSMYDTFGDKHRLYLEALERYQRESVAENIRRLRSTASPLAGVEALVIGIIASDKSTRERGCMCVGSICEFGNTDTDLAALRAKSGGAQHKALTERLRHAQAANEIGANVDIERAARFVETTMFGLQVAAKAGASLQSLRDTAAFAIASLRNQ